One genomic region from Epinephelus fuscoguttatus linkage group LG6, E.fuscoguttatus.final_Chr_v1 encodes:
- the tubb2b gene encoding tubulin beta-2b chain — MREIVHLQAGQCGNQIGAKFWEVISDEHGIDPTGTYHGDSDLQLDRINVYYNEASGGKYVPRAVLVDLEPGTMDSVRSGPFGQVFRPDNFVFGQSGAGNNWAKGHYTEGAELVDSVLDVVRKEAESCDCLQGFQLTHSLGGGTGSGMGTLLISKIREEYPDRIMNTFSVVPSPKVSDTVVEPYNATLSVHQLVENTDETYCIDNEALYDICFRTLKLTTPSYGDLNHLVSATMSGVTTCLRFPGQLNADLRKLAVNMVPFPRLHFFMPGFAPLTSRGSQQYRSLTVPELTQQMFDAKNMMAACDPRHGRYLTVAAIFRGRMSMKEVDEQMLNVQNKNSSYFVEWIPNNVKTAVCDIPPRGLKMAATFIGNSTAIQELFKRISEQFTAMFRRKAFLHWYTGEGMDEMEFTEAESNMNDLVSEYQQYQDATAEEEGEFEEEGEEELP, encoded by the exons ATGAGGGAAATTGTTCATCTTCAAGCCGGCCAGTGTGGAAACCAGATTGGTGCCAAG TTTTGGGAGGTGATCAGTGATGAGCACGGTATCGACCCAACTGGTACATACCATGGTGACAGTGACCTGCAGCTGGACAGGATCAATGTCTACTACAATGAAGCCTCAG GTGGTAAATATGTGCCCCGTGCTGTGCTGGTGGATCTGGAGCCAGGCACCATGGACTCTGTGAGATCTGGACCTTTTGGCCAGGTTTTCAGACCAGACAACTTTGTGTTtg GCCAGAGTGGTGCAGGCAACAACTGGGCTAAAGGCCACTACACAGAGGGCGCAGAGCTGGTAGACTCTGTCCTCGATGTGGTGAGGAAAGAAGCAGAGAGCTGTGACTGCCTTCAAGGCTTCCAGCTCACACACTCCCTGGGCGGTGGTACAGGCTCTGGTATGGGCACCCTGCTCATCAGCAAGATCCGTGAAGAGTACCCCGACCGCATCATGAACACCTTCAGCGTGGTGCCTTCCCCAAAAGTGTCAGACACAGTTGTTGAGCCCTACAATGCCACTCTGTCAGTCCACCAGCTTGTAGAAAACACAGACGAGACCTACTGCATCGACAATGAAGCTCTGTACGATATCTGTTTCCGCACCCTCAAACTCACAACCCCCTCATATGGTGACCTCAACCACTTGGTCTCTGCCACCATGAGCGGTGTCACCACCTGCCTCAGATTCCCTGGACAGCTCAATGCTGACCTGCGTAAGCTTGCTGTAAACATGGTGCCATTCCCCCGTCTGCACTTTTTCATGCCAGGCTTTGCACCCCTCACAAGCCGAGGCAGCCAGCAGTACAGATCCCTCACTGTGCCAGAGCTCACCCAGCAGATGTTTGATGCCAAGAACATGATGGCTGCCTGCGACCCACGTCACGGCCGCTACCTGACGGTGGCTGCCATCTTCCGTGGCCGCATGTCAATGAAAGAGGTAGATGAGCAGATGCTGAACGTGCAGAACAAGAACAGCAGCTACTTCGTTGAATGGATCCCCAACAACGTGAAGACCGCCGTCTGTGACATTCCTCCCCGTGGCCTCAAGATGGCTGCCACTTTCATCGGCAACAGCACAGCCATCCAGGAGCTGTTCAAGCGCATCTCTGAGCAGTTCACAGCTATGTTCAGGCGCAAAGCTTTCCTCCACTGGTACACCGGTGAAGGTATGGATGAGATGGAGTTCACTGAGGCAGAGAGCAACATGAACGACCTGGTGTCTGAGTACCAGCAGTACCAGGATGCCACtgctgaggaggagggagagtttgaggaggagggtgaggaggagCTGCCCTAA